A genome region from Eurosta solidaginis isolate ZX-2024a chromosome 2, ASM4086904v1, whole genome shotgun sequence includes the following:
- the LOC137240791 gene encoding calmodulin-lysine N-methyltransferase produces MTSTVQNFNKTTTVANSTAVISATAAAASTAIQQLSSISLMLEYDIDNTLNTIKENGVHLIQQQQQQQPHYQQQQCHKQQQHEYQQQQYQQQQQLLHYQQQDNIYQELRNNHATLTTTTTHNDDDDHHHHLRATTLHCANNSEALNGNKAVLPPTPPATPNLANKARKRWKILAKVLRKDSEETVSSSGEEFSEEQTASVRRFKSFDLLRQDSFEDHMTLNCLGKPENWYKYSVLLDGEGQQEFSVNIHHVERHLTASDLMGFNNTGNICVWPSEEALTAYVLSNVHTYSDKWILELGGGFTCLAGLMLAKYARPYAVHLTDGNEVSVENVRKTVCLNELSCYTKCSVLKWEDVTARVPAEAEKFDIILSADCLFFDEVRSALVETIWYYLAPKGVAIIMAPRRGKTMSMFVTECTHRGFVVDVAQRYNETIWKRHEDLMTSSDLYDADLHYPVLLRLHKPLIGWN; encoded by the coding sequence ATGACATCTACAGTACAAAATTTCAACAAAACCACAACTGTCGCCAATTCCACTGCAGTCATCTCAGCGACAGCGGCTGCAGCCAGCACAGCAATACAACAACTTTCATCTATATCGCTAATGCTCGAATACGATATTGATAATACGCTGAATACGATAAAAGAAAATGGTGTACATTtaatacaacagcaacagcagcagcaaccacACTATCAGCAACAACAATGCCATAAACAACAGCAACACGAATATcagcaacaacaatatcaacaacaacaacagctactcCACTATCAACAGCAGGATAATATTTACCAAGAGCTGAGAAATAATCATGCCACATTAACAACGACCACAACACACAACGACGACGACGACCACCACCACCATCTAAGAGCAACCACACTACACTGCGCTAACAACTCTGAAGCTTTAAACGGTAACAAAGCAGTGCTGCCACCAACACCACCCGCAACACCCAATTTAGCAAATAAAGCACGTAAGCGTTGGAAAATTTTAGCTAAAGTGCTACGGAAAGATTCCGAAGAGACCGTCTCATCATCAGGCGAAGAGTTCAGTGAAGAGCAAACAGCTTCTGTGCGTCGTTTCAAATCATTTGATTTGTTACGTCAAGATAGCTTTGAAGATCACATGACATTAAATTGTCTAGGTAAACCAGAAAATTGGTATAAATACAGTGTATTGCTCGATGGTGAGGGTCAACAAGAGTTTAGTGTTAATATACATCATGTAGAACGTCATCTGACCGCAAGTGACCTGATGGGTTTCAATAATACTGGCAACATTTGTGTGTGGCCCTCAGAGGAAGCGCTAACCGCTTATGTGCTATCGAATGTTCACACGTATAGTGATAAATGGATATTAGAATTGGGTGGCGGCTTTACATGTCTAGCTGGGTTAATGCTCGCCAAATATGCCCGACCATATGCGGTACATTTAACCGATGGTAATGAAGTGTCAGTGGAGAATGTGCGCAAGACAGTTTGTTTGAATGAATTGTCGTGCTATACAAAATGTTCGGTGCTCAAATGGGAGGATGTGACAGCGCGTGTACCAGCAGAAGCTGAGAAGTTCGATATAATACTTTCCGCTGATTGTTTGTTCTTCGATGAGGTACGTTCAGCGTTGGTGGAAACAATTTGGTATTATTTAGCGCCTAAAGGTGTAGCGATTATTATGGCACCTAGACGTGGTAAAACTATGTCAATGTTTGTGACAGAATGTACGCATAGAGGATTTGTAGTTGATGTGGCGCAACGTTATAATGAGACAATATGGAAGCGACATGAAGATTTGATGACGTCATCGGATTTATATGATGCAGATTTGCATTATCCGGTATTGTTGCGCCTGCACAAGCCCTTAATTGGTTGGAATTAA